The genomic segment GCGCCGCGTCGGGCTCCGTCGACGCGCTCCGCGGCGCCCGCGTGGCCATCGCGACGGACGCGACGAGCGCGAGCGAGACGGCGGCGCCGTTCAGCAGCGAGGTGCGGCTCACGTCGGGTCTCCGAGTCGGAAGCCGAGCGCGGCGTCCTCGAGGAGCTCCACGCCGTAGACGGCGCGGACGTGCTCGGGAGTGACGACCTCCGCGCTGGCGCCCGACGCGACGACAGTGCCCTCCTTCAAGAGCAGCGCGCGGTCGGTGCGGCGACGCGCGGCGTCGAGCCCGTGCAGCACGACGACGATCGCGTAGTCGTCCTCGGCCAGCTCCCGGAGGAGCTGATGCAGCTCGAGGGCGTGCCGGACGTCGAGCGCCTCGGTGGGCTCGTCGAGCAAGATCGCGTGCGACTCGGTCGCGAGGGCGCGGGCGAGGAGGACGCGGCGCGCCTCGCCGGCCGAGAGGTGATCGAAGCGGCGGCGCGCGAGCCCGACCACGTCGCAGCGCTCCATCGCGTCCTGGATGGCCCGCCGATCGGCCTCGCCCACGCGTCCCAGGCCGCCCGTGTGTGCGTAGCGCCCGTGTCCGACGACCGTCTCGACATGCAGCGCGGAGCTGAGCTGCGTGCGCTGCGGCACGTAGGCGAGGCGCTTGGCGCGCGCGCGCGCCTCGAGATCACGGAGCGGCGCGCCGTCGAGGGTGACGCGGCCGTCGTAGGGGAGCAGGCCGACGATGGCCTTGAGGAGCGTGCTCTTGCCGGCGCCGTTCGGGCCCAGGATGCAGCTCACCGCCCCGCGCGGCGCCTCGAACGAGACGCCCTGGAGCACGGTCCGCGCGCCCCGCTTCACCGAGAGATCCGAGACCTCGATCATGGCTCCTCCCGCGCGGAGCGCAGCAGCAGGAGCAGGAAGAGCGGCGCGCCGAGGATGCCGGTGACCACGCCGAGCGGGACCTCGGTCTGGGTCGGCAGCGCGCGCGCGAGGAGATCGCACGCCCCGAGGAAGACGCCGCCGCCGAGCAGCGCCGCGGGCACCAGGCGCCGATGCTCCGAGCCCACGAAGGGTCGCAGCGCGTGGGGCACCACGAGGCCCACGAAGGCGATGTTGCCGCCGAGCGCGACCGCGGCCGCGGTCAGGACCGCC from the Sandaracinaceae bacterium genome contains:
- a CDS encoding ABC transporter ATP-binding protein, which gives rise to MIEVSDLSVKRGARTVLQGVSFEAPRGAVSCILGPNGAGKSTLLKAIVGLLPYDGRVTLDGAPLRDLEARARAKRLAYVPQRTQLSSALHVETVVGHGRYAHTGGLGRVGEADRRAIQDAMERCDVVGLARRRFDHLSAGEARRVLLARALATESHAILLDEPTEALDVRHALELHQLLRELAEDDYAIVVVLHGLDAARRRTDRALLLKEGTVVASGASAEVVTPEHVRAVYGVELLEDAALGFRLGDPT